One stretch of Punica granatum isolate Tunisia-2019 chromosome 5, ASM765513v2, whole genome shotgun sequence DNA includes these proteins:
- the LOC116207547 gene encoding protein NAP1 isoform X1, translated as MAKSWQDGSISAPAPRSREWEGPSRWTEYLGPDMAPAASKTSRNAGLDEQAQSTSGSHKGLNMQWVVQLNEVAEGLMAKMYRLNQILDYPDPLSNMYSESFWKSGIFPSHPRICLLLAKKFPEHFSKLQLERVDKVAWDALHDSAELHLQSLEPWIQLLLDLMAYREQALRLILDLSSTVITLLPHQNSLILHAFMDLFCSFVRVNLFSEKLPRKMMVQTYNLLYSMSRNERDCDFYHRLVQFIDSYDPPLKGLQEDLNFVSPRIGEVLEAVGPIIFLSTDTRKLRNEGFLSPYHPRYPDILTNSAHPMRAQDLANVTAYREWVLLGYLVCPDELLRVTSIDIALVVLKENLTLTLFRDEFVLLHEDYQLYVLPRILESKKMAKSGRTKQKEADLEYSIAKQVEKMIGEVHEQALVSCDAIHRERRILLKQEIGRMVVFFTDQPSLLAPNIQMVFSALALAQSEVIWYFQHVGVASSKSKVGRTVAVDIDPSDPTIGFLLDGMDRLCCLVRKYIAAIRGYALSYLSSCAGRIRFLLGTPGMVALDLGPSLKGLFQKIVQQLESVPKLQGENISAITCDLSEFRKDWLSILMIVTSSRSTMNIRHLEKATVSTGKEGLLSEGNAAYNWSRCVDELESQLSKHGSPKKLYFYHQHLTAVFRNTMFGPEGRPQHCCAWLGVASSFPECASPIVPEEVTKIGRDAVLYVESLIESIMGGLEGLINILDSEGGFGALESQLHPEQAALYMNYALRVSIPSAKSPRGPVGLPLPGHESYPENNNSIKMLEAAMQRLTNLCSVLNDMEPICVLNHVFVLREYMRECILGNFRRRLLAILKTDNDLNRPTIMESLLRRHISIVHLAEQHISMDLTRGIREVLLTEAFSGPVSSLQSFEKPAELHTGSATESVCNWYIDNIVKDVSGAGILFAPIHNCFKSARPVGGYFAESVTDLRELKAFVRIFGGYGVDRLDRMMKEHTAALLNCIDTSLRSNRELLESVAGSMHSGDRTERDAYLKQILDMDTVAGFCIQAGQALAFDCLLAEAAGSVLEEGAPLINSLLSGVVKHIPDEVPEKREIRRLRRVANSAGVVSDHDAEWVRSIMEEVGGANDGSWGLLPYLFATFMASSIWNTTAFNIETGGFSNNVHCLARCISAVIAGSEYVRLEREHQQRQSYSNGHAGDALDADIHSRLTAEASIRSAMQLFVKFSAGIVLDSWNEMNRSHLVAKVIFLDQICESSPFLPRSSLEAHVPYTILRSIYGQYYGNLPSTPLGLITASPRHSPAVSLAHASPASRHTRGDSTPQHNVNDSGYFKGSSSAHGQDRYFDGDTGSAHSFEGRRRNVRRSGPLDYSSSRKVKVGEGSSSVGRGPSPLPRFAVSRSGPISYK; from the exons ATGGCTAAGTCATGGCAAGATGGGTCAATCTCGGCCCCAGCGCCACGGTCAAGGGAATGGGAGGGCCCGTCAAGATGGACCGAGTACCTAGGCCCCGACATGGCTCCCGCAGCATCCAAGACTTCTAGGAATGCAGGTCTTGATGAACAGGCCCAGAGTACGAGTGGTTCCCACAAGGGTTTGAACATGCAGTGGGTAGTTCAGCTCAACGAAGTCGCAGAGGGTCTCATGGCCAAAATGTATAGGCTGAATCAAATTCTTGATTATCCGGATCCTCTCAGTAATATGTACTCAGAATCTTTCTGGAAATCTGGCATTTTTCCCAGTCACCCGAGGATCTGTCTGCTGCTTGCCAAGAAATTCCCAGAGCACTTCAGTAAATTACAACTTGAGCGT GTTGATAAGGTCGCCTGGGATGCCCTGCATGATAGCGCTGAACTTCATCTGCAGAGCTTGGAACCGTGGATTCAG CTCCTCCTGGACCTAATGGCATATCGGGAGCAGGCCCTGCGGCTGATTTTGGACCTCAGCAGCACTGTCATTACCCTGCTG CCCCATCAGAACTCACTCATACTGCATGCTTTCATGGATCTCTTTTGTTCCTTTGTCCGTGTCAATCTCTTCTCCGAGAAG CTTCCAAGGAAAATGATGGTGCAGACATACAACCTTCTGTACTCAATGTCCAGGAATGAACGAGACTGCGACTTCTATCATCG ATTGGTGCAATTCATAGACTCGTATGATCCACCATTGAAAGGACTGCAAGAAGACCTGAATTTTGTCAGCCCTCGTATAGGGGAG GTCTTAGAGGCTGTAGGTCCTATTATTTTTCTGTCTACTGATACGAGGAAGCTTAGAAATGAGGGATTTCTTAGCCCATATCATCCCAGATATCCAGATATACTAACAAACTCTGCTCACCCAATG AGGGCGCAAGATCTGGCAAATGTGACAGCATATCGTGAATGGGTGTTACTTGGTTATCTGGTTTGTCCTGATGAGCTCCTTCGTGTCACAAGCATCGACATTGCTTTG GTAGTTCTCAAGGAAAATTTGACTCTTACATTATTCAGGGATGAG TTTGTGCTATTGCATGAGGATTACCAATTATATGTTTTACCACGGATCCTAGAATCAAAGAAGATGGCAAAATCAGGACGGACAAAGCAAAAAGAAGCGGATCTGGAGTATAGCATTGCGAAGCAAGTTGAGAAAATGATTGG CGAAGTGCATGAGCAAGCATTAGTATCTTGCGATGCAATTCACCGGGAAAGAAGGATATTGCTCAAGCAAGAGATTGGAAGAATGGTGGTGTTCTTCACTGATCAACCCAGTTTATTGGCTCCAAATATTCAG ATGGTGTTCTCAGCGTTAGCTCTAGCTCAATCTGAGGTCATTTGGTATTTCCAGCATGTTGGAGTTGCATCTTCCAAATCCAAAGTGGGCCGTACTGTTGCTGTGGATATT GATCCAAGTGATCCAACTATCGGGTTCTTGTTAGATGGAATGGACCGGTTGTGTTGTCTAGTGCGCAAGTACATTGCAG CTATACGGGGATATGCATTGTCATATCTATCCTCTTGTGCTGGTCGAATACGGTTCTTACTTGGCACTCCAGGAATGGTTGCTCTTGACTTAGGCCCAAGCTTAAAAGGACTGTTTCAGAAGATCGTTCAGCAGCTTGAGAGTGTACCAAAACTCCAGGGTGAAAACATTTCTGCAATTACGTGTGATCTATCT GAGTTCCGAAAGGATTGGTTGTCAATATTGATGATTGTCACATCTTCCCGGTCAACGATGAACATTAGACACTTGGAGAAAGCTACTGTGTCTACTGGGAAGGAAGGTTTATTATCCGAGGGAAATGCCGCTTATAATTGGTCCAG ATGTGTCGATGAACTAGAATCTCAATTATCGAAGCATGGCAGCCCTAAGAAATTGTATTTCTACCACCAGCACCTTACAGCG GTATTCAGGAACACTATGTTTGGGCCAGAAGGACGTCCTCAACATTGTTGtgcgtggcttggggttgctAGCAGTTTCCCTGAGTGTGCTTCTCCAATTGTTCCTGAAGAG GTGACTAAAATTGGTCGAGATGCAGTCCTTTATGTGGAGTCCCTCATAGAATCCATCATGGGGGGCTTGGAGGGATTAATAAATATTCTTGATTCTGAAGGCGGATTTGGTGCTCTGGAGAGTCAG CTTCATCCAGAGCAAGCAGCTCTTTACATGAATTATGCCTTGAGAGTTTCGATTCCTTCAGCAAAGTCCCCTAGAGGACCTGTGGGTTTGCCTCTGCCTGGTCATGAGAGCTATCCAGAAAATAATAACTCGATCAAAAT GTTAGAAGCTGCTATGCAAAGGCTGACCAATTTATGCTCTGTTTTGAATGATATGGAGCCTATATGTGTTTTAAACCATGTTTTTGTTTTAAGAGAG TACATGAGAGAATGCATCCTGGGGAACTTCAGGAGGAGACTTCTTGCTATACTGAAAACTGATAATGACCTAAATCGTCCTACCATTATGGAGTCCCTTCTTCGAAGACATATCAGTATAGTTCACCTCGCGGAGCAGCATATCAGCATGGACCTTACTCGGGGCATTCGAGAAGTCCTACTTACGGAGGCCTTCTCCGGTCCAGTCTCTTCTCTGCAGTCATTCGAGAAACCAGCAGAGCTACATACAGGATCAGCTACGGAATCCGTATGCAACTGGTACATAGATAACATTGTCAAGGATGTCTCTGGTGCAGGAATCCTCTTTGCTCCAATCCACAATTGCTTTAAGAGCGCAAGGCCAGTAGGAGGATACTTTGCTGAGTCGGTCACTGATCTTAGAGAGCTCAAGGCTTTTGTCCGTATATTTGGTGGCTATGGAGTAGACAGACTGGACAGAATGATGAAAGAACATACTGCAGCACTCTTGAACTGTATTGACACATCATTGAGGTCGAATCGTGAGCTGCTTGAGTCAGTTGCTGGGAGCATGCATTCTGGCGATCGAACAGAAAGAGATGCTTACTTGAAGCAGATTCTTGATATGGACACTGTCGCTGGCTTTTGCATACAGGCAGGGCAAGCCCTAGCTTTCGACTGTCTTCTAGCTGAAGCTGCTGGGtctgtgcttgaagaaggtGCCCCGCTCATAAATTCGTTACTTAGTGGGGTTGTTAAACATATTCCTGATGAGGTACcggagaagagagagattagGAGGTTACGAAGAGTGGCAAACAGTGCTGGTGTGGTATCTGATCATGATGCTGAGTGGGTGAGATCAATCATGGAAGAGGTTGGAGGAGCAAATGATGGCTCGTGGGGCTTGTTGCCTTACTTGTTTGCAACCTTCATGGCTTCCAGTATCTGGAATACAACTGCCTTCAACATCGAGACAGGGGGATTCAGTAACAATGTTCATTGCTTAGCAAG GTGCATAAGTGCTGTCATTGCAGGAAGCGAGTATGTTAGACTTGAACGGGAACACCAGCAGAGACAATCTTACTCGAATGGCCATGCTGGTGATGCATTGGATGCCGATATACACAGCAGACTGACTGCTGAAGCCAGCATAAGATCTGCAATGCAGCTTTTTGTCAAATTCTCAGCAGGGATTGTACTGGATTCGTGGAATGAAATGAATAG GTCTCATCTTGTGGCTAAAGTCATTTTCCTGGATCAGATATGTGAGAGCTCGCCATTCCTTCCTAGAAGCTCCCTCGAAGCCCATGTTCCTTATACCATTCTCCGTTCCATATACGGTCAATACTACGGGAACTTGCCATCAACGCCTCTAGGTTTAATAACTGCTTCACCACGGCATTCTCCTGCTGTGTCTCTTGCCCATGCTTCTCCTGCGTCAAGGCACACTCGAGGAGACTCGACTCCTCAGCATAATGTTAATGATTCTGGTTACTTCAAGGGCTCTTCTTCAGCTCACGGACAAGACCGGTATTTCGATGGTGATACCGGGAGTGCCCACAGCTTTGAAGGCAGGCGCAGGAATGTAAGGAGGTCCGGACCTCTGGACTACAGCTCGAGCCGGAAAGTGAAAGTCGGTGAAGGTTCGAGCTCAGTCGGGCGGGGCCCAAGCCCATTGCCGAGGTTTGCCGTATCGCGATCAGGTCCAATATCCTACAAGTAG
- the LOC116207547 gene encoding protein NAP1 isoform X2, with product MAKSWQDGSISAPAPRSREWEGPSRWTEYLGPDMAPAASKTSRNAGLDEQAQSTSGSHKGLNMQWVVQLNEVAEGLMAKIHPRICLLLAKKFPEHFSKLQLERVDKVAWDALHDSAELHLQSLEPWIQLLLDLMAYREQALRLILDLSSTVITLLPHQNSLILHAFMDLFCSFVRVNLFSEKLPRKMMVQTYNLLYSMSRNERDCDFYHRLVQFIDSYDPPLKGLQEDLNFVSPRIGEVLEAVGPIIFLSTDTRKLRNEGFLSPYHPRYPDILTNSAHPMRAQDLANVTAYREWVLLGYLVCPDELLRVTSIDIALVVLKENLTLTLFRDEFVLLHEDYQLYVLPRILESKKMAKSGRTKQKEADLEYSIAKQVEKMIGEVHEQALVSCDAIHRERRILLKQEIGRMVVFFTDQPSLLAPNIQMVFSALALAQSEVIWYFQHVGVASSKSKVGRTVAVDIDPSDPTIGFLLDGMDRLCCLVRKYIAAIRGYALSYLSSCAGRIRFLLGTPGMVALDLGPSLKGLFQKIVQQLESVPKLQGENISAITCDLSEFRKDWLSILMIVTSSRSTMNIRHLEKATVSTGKEGLLSEGNAAYNWSRCVDELESQLSKHGSPKKLYFYHQHLTAVFRNTMFGPEGRPQHCCAWLGVASSFPECASPIVPEEVTKIGRDAVLYVESLIESIMGGLEGLINILDSEGGFGALESQLHPEQAALYMNYALRVSIPSAKSPRGPVGLPLPGHESYPENNNSIKMLEAAMQRLTNLCSVLNDMEPICVLNHVFVLREYMRECILGNFRRRLLAILKTDNDLNRPTIMESLLRRHISIVHLAEQHISMDLTRGIREVLLTEAFSGPVSSLQSFEKPAELHTGSATESVCNWYIDNIVKDVSGAGILFAPIHNCFKSARPVGGYFAESVTDLRELKAFVRIFGGYGVDRLDRMMKEHTAALLNCIDTSLRSNRELLESVAGSMHSGDRTERDAYLKQILDMDTVAGFCIQAGQALAFDCLLAEAAGSVLEEGAPLINSLLSGVVKHIPDEVPEKREIRRLRRVANSAGVVSDHDAEWVRSIMEEVGGANDGSWGLLPYLFATFMASSIWNTTAFNIETGGFSNNVHCLARCISAVIAGSEYVRLEREHQQRQSYSNGHAGDALDADIHSRLTAEASIRSAMQLFVKFSAGIVLDSWNEMNRSHLVAKVIFLDQICESSPFLPRSSLEAHVPYTILRSIYGQYYGNLPSTPLGLITASPRHSPAVSLAHASPASRHTRGDSTPQHNVNDSGYFKGSSSAHGQDRYFDGDTGSAHSFEGRRRNVRRSGPLDYSSSRKVKVGEGSSSVGRGPSPLPRFAVSRSGPISYK from the exons ATGGCTAAGTCATGGCAAGATGGGTCAATCTCGGCCCCAGCGCCACGGTCAAGGGAATGGGAGGGCCCGTCAAGATGGACCGAGTACCTAGGCCCCGACATGGCTCCCGCAGCATCCAAGACTTCTAGGAATGCAGGTCTTGATGAACAGGCCCAGAGTACGAGTGGTTCCCACAAGGGTTTGAACATGCAGTGGGTAGTTCAGCTCAACGAAGTCGCAGAGGGTCTCATGGCCAAAAT TCACCCGAGGATCTGTCTGCTGCTTGCCAAGAAATTCCCAGAGCACTTCAGTAAATTACAACTTGAGCGT GTTGATAAGGTCGCCTGGGATGCCCTGCATGATAGCGCTGAACTTCATCTGCAGAGCTTGGAACCGTGGATTCAG CTCCTCCTGGACCTAATGGCATATCGGGAGCAGGCCCTGCGGCTGATTTTGGACCTCAGCAGCACTGTCATTACCCTGCTG CCCCATCAGAACTCACTCATACTGCATGCTTTCATGGATCTCTTTTGTTCCTTTGTCCGTGTCAATCTCTTCTCCGAGAAG CTTCCAAGGAAAATGATGGTGCAGACATACAACCTTCTGTACTCAATGTCCAGGAATGAACGAGACTGCGACTTCTATCATCG ATTGGTGCAATTCATAGACTCGTATGATCCACCATTGAAAGGACTGCAAGAAGACCTGAATTTTGTCAGCCCTCGTATAGGGGAG GTCTTAGAGGCTGTAGGTCCTATTATTTTTCTGTCTACTGATACGAGGAAGCTTAGAAATGAGGGATTTCTTAGCCCATATCATCCCAGATATCCAGATATACTAACAAACTCTGCTCACCCAATG AGGGCGCAAGATCTGGCAAATGTGACAGCATATCGTGAATGGGTGTTACTTGGTTATCTGGTTTGTCCTGATGAGCTCCTTCGTGTCACAAGCATCGACATTGCTTTG GTAGTTCTCAAGGAAAATTTGACTCTTACATTATTCAGGGATGAG TTTGTGCTATTGCATGAGGATTACCAATTATATGTTTTACCACGGATCCTAGAATCAAAGAAGATGGCAAAATCAGGACGGACAAAGCAAAAAGAAGCGGATCTGGAGTATAGCATTGCGAAGCAAGTTGAGAAAATGATTGG CGAAGTGCATGAGCAAGCATTAGTATCTTGCGATGCAATTCACCGGGAAAGAAGGATATTGCTCAAGCAAGAGATTGGAAGAATGGTGGTGTTCTTCACTGATCAACCCAGTTTATTGGCTCCAAATATTCAG ATGGTGTTCTCAGCGTTAGCTCTAGCTCAATCTGAGGTCATTTGGTATTTCCAGCATGTTGGAGTTGCATCTTCCAAATCCAAAGTGGGCCGTACTGTTGCTGTGGATATT GATCCAAGTGATCCAACTATCGGGTTCTTGTTAGATGGAATGGACCGGTTGTGTTGTCTAGTGCGCAAGTACATTGCAG CTATACGGGGATATGCATTGTCATATCTATCCTCTTGTGCTGGTCGAATACGGTTCTTACTTGGCACTCCAGGAATGGTTGCTCTTGACTTAGGCCCAAGCTTAAAAGGACTGTTTCAGAAGATCGTTCAGCAGCTTGAGAGTGTACCAAAACTCCAGGGTGAAAACATTTCTGCAATTACGTGTGATCTATCT GAGTTCCGAAAGGATTGGTTGTCAATATTGATGATTGTCACATCTTCCCGGTCAACGATGAACATTAGACACTTGGAGAAAGCTACTGTGTCTACTGGGAAGGAAGGTTTATTATCCGAGGGAAATGCCGCTTATAATTGGTCCAG ATGTGTCGATGAACTAGAATCTCAATTATCGAAGCATGGCAGCCCTAAGAAATTGTATTTCTACCACCAGCACCTTACAGCG GTATTCAGGAACACTATGTTTGGGCCAGAAGGACGTCCTCAACATTGTTGtgcgtggcttggggttgctAGCAGTTTCCCTGAGTGTGCTTCTCCAATTGTTCCTGAAGAG GTGACTAAAATTGGTCGAGATGCAGTCCTTTATGTGGAGTCCCTCATAGAATCCATCATGGGGGGCTTGGAGGGATTAATAAATATTCTTGATTCTGAAGGCGGATTTGGTGCTCTGGAGAGTCAG CTTCATCCAGAGCAAGCAGCTCTTTACATGAATTATGCCTTGAGAGTTTCGATTCCTTCAGCAAAGTCCCCTAGAGGACCTGTGGGTTTGCCTCTGCCTGGTCATGAGAGCTATCCAGAAAATAATAACTCGATCAAAAT GTTAGAAGCTGCTATGCAAAGGCTGACCAATTTATGCTCTGTTTTGAATGATATGGAGCCTATATGTGTTTTAAACCATGTTTTTGTTTTAAGAGAG TACATGAGAGAATGCATCCTGGGGAACTTCAGGAGGAGACTTCTTGCTATACTGAAAACTGATAATGACCTAAATCGTCCTACCATTATGGAGTCCCTTCTTCGAAGACATATCAGTATAGTTCACCTCGCGGAGCAGCATATCAGCATGGACCTTACTCGGGGCATTCGAGAAGTCCTACTTACGGAGGCCTTCTCCGGTCCAGTCTCTTCTCTGCAGTCATTCGAGAAACCAGCAGAGCTACATACAGGATCAGCTACGGAATCCGTATGCAACTGGTACATAGATAACATTGTCAAGGATGTCTCTGGTGCAGGAATCCTCTTTGCTCCAATCCACAATTGCTTTAAGAGCGCAAGGCCAGTAGGAGGATACTTTGCTGAGTCGGTCACTGATCTTAGAGAGCTCAAGGCTTTTGTCCGTATATTTGGTGGCTATGGAGTAGACAGACTGGACAGAATGATGAAAGAACATACTGCAGCACTCTTGAACTGTATTGACACATCATTGAGGTCGAATCGTGAGCTGCTTGAGTCAGTTGCTGGGAGCATGCATTCTGGCGATCGAACAGAAAGAGATGCTTACTTGAAGCAGATTCTTGATATGGACACTGTCGCTGGCTTTTGCATACAGGCAGGGCAAGCCCTAGCTTTCGACTGTCTTCTAGCTGAAGCTGCTGGGtctgtgcttgaagaaggtGCCCCGCTCATAAATTCGTTACTTAGTGGGGTTGTTAAACATATTCCTGATGAGGTACcggagaagagagagattagGAGGTTACGAAGAGTGGCAAACAGTGCTGGTGTGGTATCTGATCATGATGCTGAGTGGGTGAGATCAATCATGGAAGAGGTTGGAGGAGCAAATGATGGCTCGTGGGGCTTGTTGCCTTACTTGTTTGCAACCTTCATGGCTTCCAGTATCTGGAATACAACTGCCTTCAACATCGAGACAGGGGGATTCAGTAACAATGTTCATTGCTTAGCAAG GTGCATAAGTGCTGTCATTGCAGGAAGCGAGTATGTTAGACTTGAACGGGAACACCAGCAGAGACAATCTTACTCGAATGGCCATGCTGGTGATGCATTGGATGCCGATATACACAGCAGACTGACTGCTGAAGCCAGCATAAGATCTGCAATGCAGCTTTTTGTCAAATTCTCAGCAGGGATTGTACTGGATTCGTGGAATGAAATGAATAG GTCTCATCTTGTGGCTAAAGTCATTTTCCTGGATCAGATATGTGAGAGCTCGCCATTCCTTCCTAGAAGCTCCCTCGAAGCCCATGTTCCTTATACCATTCTCCGTTCCATATACGGTCAATACTACGGGAACTTGCCATCAACGCCTCTAGGTTTAATAACTGCTTCACCACGGCATTCTCCTGCTGTGTCTCTTGCCCATGCTTCTCCTGCGTCAAGGCACACTCGAGGAGACTCGACTCCTCAGCATAATGTTAATGATTCTGGTTACTTCAAGGGCTCTTCTTCAGCTCACGGACAAGACCGGTATTTCGATGGTGATACCGGGAGTGCCCACAGCTTTGAAGGCAGGCGCAGGAATGTAAGGAGGTCCGGACCTCTGGACTACAGCTCGAGCCGGAAAGTGAAAGTCGGTGAAGGTTCGAGCTCAGTCGGGCGGGGCCCAAGCCCATTGCCGAGGTTTGCCGTATCGCGATCAGGTCCAATATCCTACAAGTAG